One genomic window of Mucilaginibacter sp. SJ includes the following:
- a CDS encoding SDR family oxidoreductase: MGTNKIALITGGSRGLGKNAALHLAKKGIDVIVTYRSKKEEAEAVVAEIESTGQKAAALQLDTGIVSTFDAFITKLKAILSEKWDRTAFDFLINNAGIDAASPFAQTTEEDFDNLFNVHFKGVYFLTQKSLPVIADGGRIINFSTGLARFSTPGYAAYASMKGAIEVFTKYLAKELGSRGIAANVVAPGIIQTDFTKAAFDSHPGLEEMMSKSTALGRVGQPDDIGGIVAFLCTEDARWINAQRIEASGGMFL, from the coding sequence ATGGGAACAAATAAAATTGCACTGATAACCGGCGGCAGCCGCGGGCTGGGTAAAAATGCTGCATTGCACCTGGCTAAAAAAGGTATTGATGTAATAGTTACTTATCGCAGTAAAAAAGAAGAAGCTGAAGCTGTAGTTGCTGAAATTGAATCGACGGGGCAAAAGGCTGCTGCTTTGCAACTGGATACAGGTATCGTATCCACCTTTGATGCTTTCATTACAAAGCTAAAAGCAATCCTGAGCGAAAAATGGGACCGTACTGCCTTTGATTTCCTGATCAATAACGCTGGTATCGACGCTGCCTCGCCATTTGCACAAACCACCGAAGAAGATTTTGACAACCTGTTTAATGTTCATTTTAAAGGTGTTTACTTTTTAACCCAAAAAAGTTTACCGGTAATTGCCGACGGCGGCCGGATCATTAATTTTTCGACCGGGTTGGCCCGTTTCTCAACTCCGGGGTATGCCGCTTATGCCTCCATGAAAGGTGCTATCGAGGTATTTACCAAATACCTGGCAAAAGAATTGGGCAGCCGTGGTATAGCCGCAAATGTCGTTGCTCCGGGTATTATTCAAACTGATTTTACCAAAGCTGCATTTGATTCGCATCCCGGTTTGGAAGAAATGATGTCAAAGTCAACAGCTTTGGGCAGGGTAGGCCAGCCGGATGATATTGGTGGCATAGTAGCTTTCCTCTGCACTGAGGATGCCCGCTGGATCAACGCTCAGCGTATTGAGGCTTCGGGCGGGATGTTTCTTTAA
- a CDS encoding transmembrane 220 family protein, whose product MKIFNIIWVVLFVTFAGLQYNDPDPYLWMPIYLYCAWFCYLAAKKEFYPIGYAAGIIIFTGYAIYKIFDNNGLIDWFKFHHAESLVQTMKAEKPWVEEVREFFGLLICVAVLAINWIYAVRESKKVPVKKGRR is encoded by the coding sequence ATGAAGATCTTCAATATCATATGGGTTGTACTTTTTGTCACTTTTGCGGGTTTACAGTATAACGACCCCGACCCTTACCTTTGGATGCCCATTTACCTTTATTGTGCCTGGTTTTGCTACCTGGCAGCTAAAAAGGAATTTTACCCCATTGGCTATGCAGCCGGCATAATCATTTTTACAGGTTATGCCATTTATAAGATATTTGATAACAACGGCCTTATCGACTGGTTTAAGTTCCATCATGCCGAAAGCCTTGTCCAAACCATGAAAGCCGAAAAACCCTGGGTTGAAGAAGTGCGTGAGTTTTTCGGGTTACTGATCTGCGTAGCAGTACTGGCAATTAACTGGATCTATGCTGTAAGAGAGAGCAAAAAAGTACCGGTTAAAAAAGGAAGACGATAA
- a CDS encoding DUF3943 domain-containing protein: MTLTDYHFTRQHSGRLRIILPLLLFMFFCSQQVGAQVNIFDLRKEKDTITRFSDPPAKKKRFGRAALELGLAEIVPWTYDRYIVNVDYARISWKTTGHNLKPGSWTWDNDPFQTNQFGHPYHGSMFYSAFRSNGFSFWQSVPATMAGSYLWETFAENQAPAPNDFINTSFGGIVLGEMTYRLSNKIINNHRRGFKRQASEVLGFLVNPMNGLNRIIDGKWGKVVGPANRSQDDSSKVSAEFDLGARKFNSGNQGLLTHGRFGWFGRAKLLYGASNENLHTPFSNISITAEFGKDDSSAVNVISVYGSLAGWDVSLSDSVENLIIISANYDYIRNAAFFYGGQSVKANLLSEFKLLNGFKVNTAVGAGLIILGAAPDPYLYRGRNYDYGSGFAINGRAGFNIGNRFYYNINYRGSWLMTINGNKSHYFLHTITNEISYRVLKDLSISAEPGYFRLEGNYKNHPDVDKTYPYLRISTRYRVDL, from the coding sequence ATGACTTTAACGGATTACCATTTTACCAGGCAACACTCCGGAAGGTTAAGAATTATACTGCCGCTTTTACTGTTCATGTTTTTCTGCAGCCAGCAAGTAGGGGCCCAGGTTAATATTTTTGACCTGCGTAAGGAAAAAGATACCATAACACGATTTTCAGATCCACCTGCAAAAAAGAAACGTTTTGGAAGGGCTGCCTTAGAGCTTGGCCTCGCCGAGATTGTGCCCTGGACATATGATCGCTATATAGTCAACGTTGATTATGCCCGGATTTCCTGGAAAACAACAGGCCATAACCTGAAACCAGGCAGTTGGACCTGGGACAATGATCCGTTTCAAACCAACCAGTTTGGACATCCATATCACGGCAGCATGTTTTATAGCGCCTTCAGGAGTAATGGTTTTAGTTTTTGGCAATCAGTACCGGCTACTATGGCGGGCAGTTATCTGTGGGAAACATTTGCCGAAAACCAGGCACCTGCCCCTAATGATTTTATCAACACCAGCTTTGGCGGCATAGTATTGGGCGAAATGACCTATCGGCTATCGAATAAGATCATTAATAATCACCGCCGCGGTTTTAAGCGGCAAGCCAGTGAGGTGCTGGGTTTTTTGGTTAACCCGATGAATGGCCTTAACCGCATTATTGATGGAAAATGGGGAAAGGTTGTTGGGCCGGCAAATAGGTCGCAGGATGATTCATCAAAAGTGAGTGCCGAATTTGATCTGGGTGCGCGTAAGTTTAACAGCGGCAACCAGGGATTGCTAACCCACGGACGGTTTGGTTGGTTTGGCAGGGCGAAGCTGCTTTACGGCGCGTCTAACGAAAATCTGCACACACCTTTCAGCAATATTTCCATCACAGCCGAGTTTGGGAAAGACGATAGCAGTGCGGTTAATGTGATCAGTGTTTACGGATCTCTTGCAGGATGGGACGTTTCGTTATCGGATAGCGTGGAGAACCTGATCATCATATCGGCTAATTATGATTACATACGTAATGCTGCGTTCTTTTACGGAGGGCAAAGCGTAAAGGCTAATCTACTATCTGAATTTAAATTATTGAATGGCTTTAAAGTGAATACTGCGGTGGGTGCGGGGCTTATCATTTTAGGAGCCGCTCCCGATCCCTATCTATATAGAGGGCGCAATTATGATTACGGCTCGGGTTTTGCCATAAATGGCAGAGCTGGTTTTAATATAGGTAATAGATTTTATTATAATATTAATTATCGGGGTAGTTGGCTCATGACTATTAATGGCAATAAGTCGCACTATTTTTTACATACCATAACCAATGAGATAAGTTACCGTGTGTTAAAAGACCTCTCGATAAGTGCCGAACCCGGATATTTCAGGCTGGAAGGCAACTATAAAAATCATCCGGATGTGGATAAAACTTACCCCTACCTGCGGATTTCAACAAGGTACAGAGTTGACTTGTAA
- a CDS encoding transglutaminase-like domain-containing protein: MKFDVFTQMEYVVRSPGTLILNIHALRSPSQTVISEEFGLEPYIKFEELQTLQGENRLVRFDVGADTPNIKVAYKATVDNCYEITDFGNLQETHVSELPSPVLPYLNPSRYCQSDKLYRLAHNMFGHVTNPFEQVAELTNWINKNVQYLSGSTNSQTSAFDTVTEQAGVCRDFAHLGIALCRALTIPARYFTGYAYHLKPADFHACFEAYLGGKWILFDATRLVPLNGLIKIATGHDAADSAIANIFGDVTFTTMQVSCELAEDGFEPFYYSDGEFKGLSYL, from the coding sequence ATGAAATTCGATGTGTTTACCCAAATGGAATACGTAGTACGGTCGCCGGGCACATTGATTTTAAACATACACGCATTACGCAGCCCAAGCCAAACGGTAATAAGTGAAGAATTTGGCCTGGAACCCTATATTAAGTTTGAAGAGCTGCAAACCCTGCAGGGCGAAAATCGTTTGGTACGTTTTGATGTAGGTGCCGATACGCCCAACATTAAAGTTGCCTACAAAGCTACGGTTGATAATTGTTATGAAATAACCGATTTCGGTAATTTACAGGAAACCCACGTTTCTGAGTTGCCCTCGCCGGTGCTGCCATATTTAAATCCAAGCCGCTATTGTCAGTCGGACAAATTATACCGGCTTGCACATAATATGTTCGGGCATGTTACCAATCCTTTTGAGCAGGTGGCCGAATTGACCAACTGGATCAACAAAAATGTACAATATTTAAGCGGATCCACCAATTCACAAACATCGGCTTTTGATACCGTTACCGAACAGGCCGGCGTTTGCCGCGATTTTGCACACTTAGGCATAGCCCTTTGCCGTGCGCTGACCATACCTGCCCGCTATTTTACTGGGTACGCCTATCACTTGAAACCAGCCGATTTTCACGCCTGCTTTGAGGCTTATCTTGGTGGTAAGTGGATTCTTTTTGATGCCACGCGGCTGGTACCTTTAAACGGCCTCATCAAAATAGCTACCGGCCATGATGCTGCCGACTCGGCCATAGCTAATATTTTTGGCGATGTTACCTTTACCACCATGCAGGTAAGTTGTGAACTTGCCGAAGATGGCTTTGAGCCATTTTATTATAGTGATGGGGAGTTTAAAGGGTTGTCGTATTTGTAA